A stretch of DNA from Telopea speciosissima isolate NSW1024214 ecotype Mountain lineage chromosome 5, Tspe_v1, whole genome shotgun sequence:
AAAATAAGTTATGGCCATTCAATCACTCTTATCAATTCTTTTTAACTTATTTTTGCTCACATCCCTCATATAGGAAGATAAGAACATCTGGtggtggtgggacccacctatgcaAATTTACACATGAGACCATACTTTCTGAGTCAATTTCCAATACTAAAAGAAACCCAAgtcccccttttttatttttcaagtcCTTAAAAAATAAGCCATAGACATTCAAGCACTCAATCAATTCTTTTGGACAATCTCCACCACCTGATACTATGCTTTCATCATCATGGCCTCATTAGTTTTGAAGCTTTTTAACAAATTGCAGTCTTATCAGACTATCACATTCACTGGACCCCACCAGCACCATTGCAATTCCATCTAGGCTGTTGAATCAGAATATCAGATGGGCCCACCCACCCCCCTTTAGAACCTTCATAGAACTTCATGAGTAATAGTAAGCCCATGAAAATGGGATTGTCCCCAGTTCCCACAACCCAGCAAATCTGCTGATTTTTATCATTATAAACAATTGTTGTGTGAGAAAATAGTAACAGAAAAGAGagatttgattttgatctttctttcaaaaatcagaaatcaaaaatcaaattttatatattttgaattttttgataagaggaagagagaaaaaagatggATTACattgaaggaaagaaaaagaaactataCTTTAATCTATGAATCTAATGGACTGAAATATCTGTCGACACCATTGGGTATCATGGTGGCTTGGCAATTGCAAGCTTGACTACTTTGAAGCCCTAATCGATAACACAAACAGATTGCTTGAGTGAAGACTGGCTGTGGTGCTGTAAACACCTGGTAGTTAGACAATATTTGTTGCTTCGATTCTGCTGTATTTGTCGACGGTGGCTCTGGTTGGAACGGAAGACTTATAGATAGATCAAGATTGAGATCTGGGTACTgttgttgtggtggtggtggtggtggtggttcttgTTGGTGTTCTTCTGTGGTTCCACTGCTGCTCTGTGCCTCTTCAGCCTTACTATGGTTAATATTCATGATGACAATCTCCGGCGTAAGCGCATGTGCCGGTGAAGAAGAGTTGATGACCCCATCGGAGTAAGGGGTTGTGGGTGTGGTGGCAGTAGTAGTGGttgtggtcgtggtggtggtggtggggttggCGGCGGCGCCGATCGGTCGGTGTGTTTGAGGGTCAATTCCACGGCTCAAAAGCTTGCGTTTGATGTGGGTATTCCAGTAGTTCTTGATCTCATTATCTGTTCTTCCGGTTAATCTTCCAGCAATGAGAGACCATCTAAGCATTCGAAGAAAGTCCCAAATGAGTTCATACTGTTCTTGAAAAAGCTTTCAGATCCTCAATTGAAAAAGAActaattaaaggaaaaaaagaagagaagggctTACTTGTTTCCAAGTAAGCTATGGAGTTTAATGATAagctcatcttcttcttcggtAAAATTGCCTCTTTTGAGATCAGGCCTTAGGTAGTTTATCCATCTAAGTCTGCAACTCTTTCCACAACGCAGCAGACCTGAAACCCAACAAATATATTtagataaagagaaagaaaaaggaagttATGATCTAGGTTTTCACTAGTTTTGCTGATTTGGGTTGGGTTAAGTCCTAAGTAGGTTACCTGCAGCTTTGGGGAGAGATCTCCAGCAACCCTCACCATGGGCTCTGATGTAGTTAATTAGACGCtggtcttcttctttggtcCATGCACCTTTGTTGGTGTGAGCTTTCTCACAGCAAGGAGAACGACCCATATCtgtctccctcttcttctctgtcttctGCTTCTTTCTTGTGCTTGTGCCTTGTCAGTTAGAGATAAGAGAGATAAGGGGTCTTTTTGtgtggagaaagagagagaagagatagagagagagaggttacgAAGGGAGAAGATGTGGATTGATGGAAAGTGGAGgaagaaagggggagggaggaTTTATATGAGGCAAAAGGGGGTGGaggggggaagggaagaaatcCGGAGTCCCAATTGACTCGATCCCTTTTGTGGGTATTTGACCGAGTTGGTGAGAAAGACGAGTGGTtacaaaagaggagagagatgctCAGTGCTGGATTTGGTAGGTAGGTCTACTACTTTTACGTGAGAGTTATAgcagagaaaataaaatttgaaaacaaaatcTCATCAaataacagagagagagagagaagagagggagagagatttctCATCttacttctcttctttctttaatattGTCACCGACATCTATCACTGCTCTCCTCCTTCTTACCCTCTCCAACCCATCTGATTAGTTCTTAGTTCTTCTTACCCATACCTTCTTCCATCCACAGTTACAAGTTTGTTGTAGGAGGAATTTGATCATATGGAACAGGTTTTATTGATGAGTGGGCTTTTGAAATCGTTGGATATGGATTGAGAttgtgatgattgtgaatgtggGGATGGTTAGATTAGTATTGATTGGGGAAAAATATGTAGGACCCACATGAGTTGTGTTTGGTTTATTAATTGGGATCCTATGAGGACCCATATGAGTTGGTAGTTAGTAGGTCCCGGTCTGGTGTTAAGAAGGGCCCTCTCACATTATGGTGAGTAAAGTAGTTCATTTTCTGGATTCAATGGGTGATCTTACTCCTACCAATTCAATTTATGTTCTATGGATGATCTTTCTCCTACCAATTCAATttatgatctctctctctctctctcttcaaaaccCAGAATCGGTTTTGATTAAACCGGTCCGAATAAACCTTACCCTAGTTTCATGCAGGAATTGGCTGATCCGGATCGATCAAAATCAAGATTGATCTCAACTGATCCCTATTACAATGGGATTTCGGATTGGTCCTAATCAATTCCAATCCAAGGATCGGAGAAGAACCGGTCTGAATCAATCCTAaataacctaaccctagttttcaaataGGGATCGATCGATCAGAATCGGGATTGGCCTCGACAGATCTAATCTAAATCAGCCGATTCGGCCAATCCCGaatcccaatttttaaaactctctctctctctctctctctctccatggtAATGCAATGTAAGACTTATCAAAACCATCCA
This window harbors:
- the LOC122660862 gene encoding myb-related protein 308-like isoform X1, with translation MGRSPCCEKAHTNKGAWTKEEDQRLINYIRAHGEGCWRSLPKAAGLLRCGKSCRLRWINYLRPDLKRGNFTEEEDELIIKLHSLLGNKWSLIAGRLTGRTDNEIKNYWNTHIKRKLLSRGIDPQTHRPIGAAANPTTTTTTTTTTTATTPTTPYSDGVINSSSPAHALTPEIVIMNINHSKAEEAQSSSGTTEEHQQEPPPPPPPQQQYPDLNLDLSISLPFQPEPPSTNTAESKQQILSNYQVFTAPQPVFTQAICLCYRLGLQSSQACNCQATMIPNGVDRYFSPLDS
- the LOC122660862 gene encoding myb-related protein 308-like isoform X2, whose product is MGRSPCCEKAHTNKGAWTKEEDQRLINYIRAHGEGCWRSLPKAAGLLRCGKSCRLRWINYLRPDLKRGNFTEEEDELIIKLHSLLGNKWSLIAGRLTGRTDNEIKNYWNTHIKRKLLSRGIDPQTHRPIGAAANPTTTTTTTTTTTATTPTTPYSDGVINSSSPAHALTPEIVIMNINHSKAEEAQSSSGTTEEHQQQYPDLNLDLSISLPFQPEPPSTNTAESKQQILSNYQVFTAPQPVFTQAICLCYRLGLQSSQACNCQATMIPNGVDRYFSPLDS